One Prunus dulcis chromosome 7, ALMONDv2, whole genome shotgun sequence DNA segment encodes these proteins:
- the LOC117635834 gene encoding kinesin-like protein KIN-14L isoform X1, with protein MEDSSRTGLHDFTRASRKAEEAAWRRFQAVEWLETLVGPLGIPKQPSEREFISCLRNGLILCNAINKIQPGAVPKVVESQMPLQPLSRESQALPAYQYFENVRNFLVAVEELKLPAFEASDLERDALEAGSAAKVVDCVLALKSYEWKQMSNGNSFNKNVKSPLVMISANIMHSRASAVVPSDSCRQLDMSAACEIQPPVEGDNQKLQVDCIESVIKLLVDSMVDAKENIDDKLLASYHNGDVDTIHLLRRIMTSCSEQHLQKKSPELNSMSKEPLKERSSSPAHSTSMPLEDLSALENSRCCKACLKNGNCNHRLLFQTQEKELVDLKALWLSAKKDFEDLQTQLQRDMKHLGTQVQELSTAALGYHRVVKENQKLYNMVQDLKGNIRVYCRIRPSFSSESKNVIKFIGEDGSVVILDPAKPQKDGRKDFQFNRVFGPTSSQDEVFKDTQPLIRSVMDGYNVCIFAYGQTGSGKTHTMSGPSGGSTRDMGINYLALNDLFQMSNRRKDIIHYDIHVQMVEIYNEQVRDLLAEDASTVKLEIRSCPTDNGLSIPDATMHSVNSTTDVLNLMKFGEMNRMVSSTAINNRSSRSHSVLTIHVHGKDTSGGTLRSCLHLVDLAGSERVDKSEVTGDRLKEAQYINKSLSCLGDVITALAQKNSHIPYRNSKLTLLLQGALGGHAKTLMLAHVSPEEDSFNETISTLKFAQRVSTVELGAARSNKESGEVMQLKEQIENLKKALANKEVHGIQFSKTSEKPRTMTERTPQRLRRLSIENCSTVKTEKAINLEDRKGSKTPSLSTRSRRLSLEGPRSVKKDNLRISHDMGKFLASETVPMENCGQLQETEAVTKPFGHFRNENTTLEVWCPKTPRSPTRIPYQKRVVETDSKTQVPSLQPPATTPEPRPRAPRSPTSCTYQKRVFETESITQCPPLQRPVTPEPQPKAPRSPRMASYQKGGLKTDSKIPPVQIPTTPGPEPPMRSRNEVQIAMQSKLPLPADYLTPNLASSISGKGSQIRRSLRTIGKLINGSEKRNQQSLVDTHSTVKCSGDINEGKSPVTNNARTLRRQSLTGIPSSGSDRRSSLGGGGNPVDTGVKDNRNAKTPPPVRSSTKNNKRWL; from the exons ATGGAGGACAGTTCAAGGACTGGGTTGCATGATTTTACTAGGGCTTCAAGAAAAGCCGAAGAAGCAG CTTGGAGGCGATTCCAAGCTGTTGAATGGCTTGAAACCTTGGTGGGTCCACTTGGCATACCAAAACAACCATCGGAGAGAGAGTTCATTTCTTGCTTGAGAAATGGTCTGATCCTATGCAATGCCATCAACAAGATTCAACCAGGAGCAGTGCCCAAG gTTGTGGAGAGCCAAATGCCTTTGCAACCATTAAGTCGGGAATCTCAAGCATTGCCTGCATATCAGTATTTTGAAAATGTTCGTAACTTTCTAGTCGCTGTGGAAGAGTTGAAGCTGCCTGCTTTTGAAGCTTCTGACCTCGAAAGG GATGCATTAGAGGCAGGGTCGGCAGCCAAGGTTGTTGATTGTGTTTTAGCCCTTAAATCCTATGAGTGGAAGCAGATGAGCAACGGGAATAGCTTTAATAAAAATGTTAAATCTCCCTTAGTTATGATTTCCGCCAATATAATGCATTCAAGGGCCTCAGCTGTGGTCCCATCAGACTCGTGCAGGCAATTGGATATGTCTGCTGCATGTGAGATACAACCACCTGTTGAGGGTGACAATCAAAAACTTCAAG TGGATTGCATAGAATCTGTTATCAAGTTACTTGTTGACTCTATGGTTGACGCAAAGGAAAACATTGATGACAAACTTCTTGCTTCCTACCATAATGGAGATGTG GATACAATCCACCTCCTTCGAAGGATCATGACAAGTTGTTCAGAGCAACATCTTCAGAAGAAGTCTCCTGAG TTGAATTCTATGTCAAAAGAACCcttgaaagaaagaagcagCTCACCTGCCCATTCAACATCTATGCCTCTAGAGGATTTATCTGCTCTTGAAAACTCCAGA TGCTGCAAAGCTTGTTTGAAAAATGGTAACTGCAACCACAGACTTCTATTCCAAACACAAGAGAAAGAACTTGTG GATCTCAAGGCTTTGTGGTTAAGTGCAAAAAAGGACTTTGAAGACTTACAGACCCAGCTACAGAGAGATATGAAACACTTGG GGACTCAGGTACAGGAACTGTCCACTGCCGCTCTTGGATATCACAGGGTGGTGAAAGAGAATCAAAAACTATACAACATGGTTCAGGATTTGAAAG GTAATATTCGAGTATACTGCCGGATTAGGCCTTCCTTCAGTTCTGAATCCAAAAATGTGATCAAATTTATTGGAGAGGATGGTTCAGTTGTGATCTTGGACCCTGCAAAGCCCCAAAAAGATGGAAGGAAAGATTTTCAATTCAACCGAGTGTTTGGTCCAACTTCTAGCCAAG ATGAGGTTTTCAAGGACACTCAACCACTCATTAGGTCTGTGATGGATGGCTATAATGTTTGCATTTTTGCTTATGGTCAAACTGGATCCGGAAAAACACATACTATG AGTGGTCCATCAGGTGGGTCAACTAGGGATATGGGGATTAATTATCTAGCTCTCAACGATTTATTCCAGATGTCAAATAGAAGGAAGGATATCATACATTATGACATTCATGTCCAAATGGTTGAAATATACAACGAACAAGTACGAGACCTCCTTGCAGAAGATGCATCCACTGTCAA ATTAGAGATTCGAAGCTGCCCTACTGATAATGGCTTGAGTATTCCAGATGCTACAATGCATTCAGTGAATTCTACCACTGATGTCCTCAACCTCATGAAATTTGGTGAGATGAATCGTATGGTCAGTTCTACTGCAATCAATAACCGCAGTAGCCGTTCCCATAG TGTCCTGACAATCCATGTGCACGGAAAAGATACTTCCGGAGGCACTCTCCGCAGTTGCCTTCATTTGGTTGACCTAGCAGGAAGTGAAAGAGTGGACAAATCTGAAGTTACAGGTGATAGGCTCAAAGAGGCACAGTATATCAACAAATCTCTTTCTTGTTTAGGAGATGTTATCACAGCCTTGGCTCAGAAGAACTCTCACATCCCCTACAGAAACAGCAAACTCACACTTCTGCTGCAAGGCGCCTTAG GTGGACATGCTAAAACTTTAATGCTTGCTCATGTGAGTCCAGAAGAAGATTCTTTCAATGAAACAATCAGTACCTTGAAGTTTGCTCAGAGGGTTTCCACTGTTGAACTTGGTGCTGCTCGTTCAAACAAGGAGAGTGGTGAGGTTATGCAACTCAAAGAACAG ATTGAGAATCTTAAAAAGGCATTAGCAAACAAGGAAGTTCACGGTATACAGTTTAGTAAAACAAGCGAGAAACCAAGAACAATGACTGAGAGAACTCCTCAACGTCTTAGAAGATTAAGCATTGAAAATTGCAGCACTGTGAAGACTGAGAAAGCAATAAACCTTGAAGACAGAAAGGGATCAAAAACCCCGTCTCTATCAACTCGTTCCAGAAGATTGAGCTTGGAAGGTCCAAGGTCTGTTAAGAAGGATAATCTGCGAATATCACATGACATGGGGAAATTCCTGGCATCTGAAACAGTACCAATGGAGAATTGTGGTCAACTTCAAGAGACAGAAGCAGTCACTAAGCCTTTTGGCCATTTCAGAAATGAGAATACCACATTGGAAGTGTGGTGTCCCAAAACTCCTCGAAGTCCAACAAGGATTCCCTATCAGAAGCGAGTTGTAGAAACAGATAGTAAAACACAAGTTCCTTCTCTTCAGCCACCAGCAACAACACCTGAACCACGTCCCAGGGCTCCTCGAAGTCCAACAAGTTGTACCTATCAGAAGCGAGTATTTGAAACAGAGAGTATAACCCAATGTCCTCCTCTTCAGCGACCAGTGACACCTGAACCTCAGCCGAAGGCTCCTCGAAGTCCAAGGATGGCTAGCTATCAGAAGGGAGGGTTAAAAACAGATAGTAAGATCCCTCCTGTTCAGATACCAACAACACCTGGTCCTGAACCACCAATGCGTTCCAGAAATGAGGTACAGATTGCTATGCAAAGTAAGCTCCCTCTTCCTGCGGATTACCTGACACCTAATTTGGCAAGTAGCATCAGTGGGAAAGGATCTCAGATAAGGAGATCCCTGCGGACAATTGGAAAACTGATTAATGGCTCTGAAAAGAG GAACCAGCAAAGTTTGGTGGACACACATTCAACTGTTAAATGCTCAGGCGATATCAATGAAGGGAAATCACCAGTTACAAATAATGCAAGAACTCTGAGGCGGCAATCACTAACTGGCATTCCATCATCAGGGTCTGACAGACGATCCTCTCTGGGAGGGGGAGGGAATCCAGTTGACACTG GTGTAAAGGACAATAGAAATGCCAAAACACCTCCGCCAGTTCGCTCGTCAACGAAAAATAACAAGCGGTGGCTCTAG
- the LOC117635834 gene encoding kinesin-like protein KIN-14L isoform X2, translated as MEDSSRTGLHDFTRASRKAEEAAWRRFQAVEWLETLVGPLGIPKQPSEREFISCLRNGLILCNAINKIQPGAVPKVVESQMPLQPLSRESQALPAYQYFENVRNFLVAVEELKLPAFEASDLERDALEAGSAAKVVDCVLALKSYEWKQMSNGNSFNKNVKSPLVMISANIMHSRASAVVPSDSCRQLDMSAACEIQPPVEGDNQKLQVDCIESVIKLLVDSMVDAKENIDDKLLASYHNGDDTIHLLRRIMTSCSEQHLQKKSPELNSMSKEPLKERSSSPAHSTSMPLEDLSALENSRCCKACLKNGNCNHRLLFQTQEKELVDLKALWLSAKKDFEDLQTQLQRDMKHLGTQVQELSTAALGYHRVVKENQKLYNMVQDLKGNIRVYCRIRPSFSSESKNVIKFIGEDGSVVILDPAKPQKDGRKDFQFNRVFGPTSSQDEVFKDTQPLIRSVMDGYNVCIFAYGQTGSGKTHTMSGPSGGSTRDMGINYLALNDLFQMSNRRKDIIHYDIHVQMVEIYNEQVRDLLAEDASTVKLEIRSCPTDNGLSIPDATMHSVNSTTDVLNLMKFGEMNRMVSSTAINNRSSRSHSVLTIHVHGKDTSGGTLRSCLHLVDLAGSERVDKSEVTGDRLKEAQYINKSLSCLGDVITALAQKNSHIPYRNSKLTLLLQGALGGHAKTLMLAHVSPEEDSFNETISTLKFAQRVSTVELGAARSNKESGEVMQLKEQIENLKKALANKEVHGIQFSKTSEKPRTMTERTPQRLRRLSIENCSTVKTEKAINLEDRKGSKTPSLSTRSRRLSLEGPRSVKKDNLRISHDMGKFLASETVPMENCGQLQETEAVTKPFGHFRNENTTLEVWCPKTPRSPTRIPYQKRVVETDSKTQVPSLQPPATTPEPRPRAPRSPTSCTYQKRVFETESITQCPPLQRPVTPEPQPKAPRSPRMASYQKGGLKTDSKIPPVQIPTTPGPEPPMRSRNEVQIAMQSKLPLPADYLTPNLASSISGKGSQIRRSLRTIGKLINGSEKRNQQSLVDTHSTVKCSGDINEGKSPVTNNARTLRRQSLTGIPSSGSDRRSSLGGGGNPVDTGVKDNRNAKTPPPVRSSTKNNKRWL; from the exons ATGGAGGACAGTTCAAGGACTGGGTTGCATGATTTTACTAGGGCTTCAAGAAAAGCCGAAGAAGCAG CTTGGAGGCGATTCCAAGCTGTTGAATGGCTTGAAACCTTGGTGGGTCCACTTGGCATACCAAAACAACCATCGGAGAGAGAGTTCATTTCTTGCTTGAGAAATGGTCTGATCCTATGCAATGCCATCAACAAGATTCAACCAGGAGCAGTGCCCAAG gTTGTGGAGAGCCAAATGCCTTTGCAACCATTAAGTCGGGAATCTCAAGCATTGCCTGCATATCAGTATTTTGAAAATGTTCGTAACTTTCTAGTCGCTGTGGAAGAGTTGAAGCTGCCTGCTTTTGAAGCTTCTGACCTCGAAAGG GATGCATTAGAGGCAGGGTCGGCAGCCAAGGTTGTTGATTGTGTTTTAGCCCTTAAATCCTATGAGTGGAAGCAGATGAGCAACGGGAATAGCTTTAATAAAAATGTTAAATCTCCCTTAGTTATGATTTCCGCCAATATAATGCATTCAAGGGCCTCAGCTGTGGTCCCATCAGACTCGTGCAGGCAATTGGATATGTCTGCTGCATGTGAGATACAACCACCTGTTGAGGGTGACAATCAAAAACTTCAAG TGGATTGCATAGAATCTGTTATCAAGTTACTTGTTGACTCTATGGTTGACGCAAAGGAAAACATTGATGACAAACTTCTTGCTTCCTACCATAATGGAGAT GATACAATCCACCTCCTTCGAAGGATCATGACAAGTTGTTCAGAGCAACATCTTCAGAAGAAGTCTCCTGAG TTGAATTCTATGTCAAAAGAACCcttgaaagaaagaagcagCTCACCTGCCCATTCAACATCTATGCCTCTAGAGGATTTATCTGCTCTTGAAAACTCCAGA TGCTGCAAAGCTTGTTTGAAAAATGGTAACTGCAACCACAGACTTCTATTCCAAACACAAGAGAAAGAACTTGTG GATCTCAAGGCTTTGTGGTTAAGTGCAAAAAAGGACTTTGAAGACTTACAGACCCAGCTACAGAGAGATATGAAACACTTGG GGACTCAGGTACAGGAACTGTCCACTGCCGCTCTTGGATATCACAGGGTGGTGAAAGAGAATCAAAAACTATACAACATGGTTCAGGATTTGAAAG GTAATATTCGAGTATACTGCCGGATTAGGCCTTCCTTCAGTTCTGAATCCAAAAATGTGATCAAATTTATTGGAGAGGATGGTTCAGTTGTGATCTTGGACCCTGCAAAGCCCCAAAAAGATGGAAGGAAAGATTTTCAATTCAACCGAGTGTTTGGTCCAACTTCTAGCCAAG ATGAGGTTTTCAAGGACACTCAACCACTCATTAGGTCTGTGATGGATGGCTATAATGTTTGCATTTTTGCTTATGGTCAAACTGGATCCGGAAAAACACATACTATG AGTGGTCCATCAGGTGGGTCAACTAGGGATATGGGGATTAATTATCTAGCTCTCAACGATTTATTCCAGATGTCAAATAGAAGGAAGGATATCATACATTATGACATTCATGTCCAAATGGTTGAAATATACAACGAACAAGTACGAGACCTCCTTGCAGAAGATGCATCCACTGTCAA ATTAGAGATTCGAAGCTGCCCTACTGATAATGGCTTGAGTATTCCAGATGCTACAATGCATTCAGTGAATTCTACCACTGATGTCCTCAACCTCATGAAATTTGGTGAGATGAATCGTATGGTCAGTTCTACTGCAATCAATAACCGCAGTAGCCGTTCCCATAG TGTCCTGACAATCCATGTGCACGGAAAAGATACTTCCGGAGGCACTCTCCGCAGTTGCCTTCATTTGGTTGACCTAGCAGGAAGTGAAAGAGTGGACAAATCTGAAGTTACAGGTGATAGGCTCAAAGAGGCACAGTATATCAACAAATCTCTTTCTTGTTTAGGAGATGTTATCACAGCCTTGGCTCAGAAGAACTCTCACATCCCCTACAGAAACAGCAAACTCACACTTCTGCTGCAAGGCGCCTTAG GTGGACATGCTAAAACTTTAATGCTTGCTCATGTGAGTCCAGAAGAAGATTCTTTCAATGAAACAATCAGTACCTTGAAGTTTGCTCAGAGGGTTTCCACTGTTGAACTTGGTGCTGCTCGTTCAAACAAGGAGAGTGGTGAGGTTATGCAACTCAAAGAACAG ATTGAGAATCTTAAAAAGGCATTAGCAAACAAGGAAGTTCACGGTATACAGTTTAGTAAAACAAGCGAGAAACCAAGAACAATGACTGAGAGAACTCCTCAACGTCTTAGAAGATTAAGCATTGAAAATTGCAGCACTGTGAAGACTGAGAAAGCAATAAACCTTGAAGACAGAAAGGGATCAAAAACCCCGTCTCTATCAACTCGTTCCAGAAGATTGAGCTTGGAAGGTCCAAGGTCTGTTAAGAAGGATAATCTGCGAATATCACATGACATGGGGAAATTCCTGGCATCTGAAACAGTACCAATGGAGAATTGTGGTCAACTTCAAGAGACAGAAGCAGTCACTAAGCCTTTTGGCCATTTCAGAAATGAGAATACCACATTGGAAGTGTGGTGTCCCAAAACTCCTCGAAGTCCAACAAGGATTCCCTATCAGAAGCGAGTTGTAGAAACAGATAGTAAAACACAAGTTCCTTCTCTTCAGCCACCAGCAACAACACCTGAACCACGTCCCAGGGCTCCTCGAAGTCCAACAAGTTGTACCTATCAGAAGCGAGTATTTGAAACAGAGAGTATAACCCAATGTCCTCCTCTTCAGCGACCAGTGACACCTGAACCTCAGCCGAAGGCTCCTCGAAGTCCAAGGATGGCTAGCTATCAGAAGGGAGGGTTAAAAACAGATAGTAAGATCCCTCCTGTTCAGATACCAACAACACCTGGTCCTGAACCACCAATGCGTTCCAGAAATGAGGTACAGATTGCTATGCAAAGTAAGCTCCCTCTTCCTGCGGATTACCTGACACCTAATTTGGCAAGTAGCATCAGTGGGAAAGGATCTCAGATAAGGAGATCCCTGCGGACAATTGGAAAACTGATTAATGGCTCTGAAAAGAG GAACCAGCAAAGTTTGGTGGACACACATTCAACTGTTAAATGCTCAGGCGATATCAATGAAGGGAAATCACCAGTTACAAATAATGCAAGAACTCTGAGGCGGCAATCACTAACTGGCATTCCATCATCAGGGTCTGACAGACGATCCTCTCTGGGAGGGGGAGGGAATCCAGTTGACACTG GTGTAAAGGACAATAGAAATGCCAAAACACCTCCGCCAGTTCGCTCGTCAACGAAAAATAACAAGCGGTGGCTCTAG
- the LOC117635834 gene encoding kinesin-like protein KIN-14L isoform X3 — MEDSSRTGLHDFTRASRKAEEAAWRRFQAVEWLETLVGPLGIPKQPSEREFISCLRNGLILCNAINKIQPGAVPKVVESQMPLQPLSRESQALPAYQYFENVRNFLVAVEELKLPAFEASDLERDALEAGSAAKVVDCVLALKSYEWKQMSNGNSFNKNVKSPLVMISANIMHSRASAVVPSDSCRQLDMSAACEIQPPVEGDNQKLQVDCIESVIKLLVDSMVDAKENIDDKLLASYHNGDVDTIHLLRRIMTSCSEQHLQKKSPECCKACLKNGNCNHRLLFQTQEKELVDLKALWLSAKKDFEDLQTQLQRDMKHLGTQVQELSTAALGYHRVVKENQKLYNMVQDLKGNIRVYCRIRPSFSSESKNVIKFIGEDGSVVILDPAKPQKDGRKDFQFNRVFGPTSSQDEVFKDTQPLIRSVMDGYNVCIFAYGQTGSGKTHTMSGPSGGSTRDMGINYLALNDLFQMSNRRKDIIHYDIHVQMVEIYNEQVRDLLAEDASTVKLEIRSCPTDNGLSIPDATMHSVNSTTDVLNLMKFGEMNRMVSSTAINNRSSRSHSVLTIHVHGKDTSGGTLRSCLHLVDLAGSERVDKSEVTGDRLKEAQYINKSLSCLGDVITALAQKNSHIPYRNSKLTLLLQGALGGHAKTLMLAHVSPEEDSFNETISTLKFAQRVSTVELGAARSNKESGEVMQLKEQIENLKKALANKEVHGIQFSKTSEKPRTMTERTPQRLRRLSIENCSTVKTEKAINLEDRKGSKTPSLSTRSRRLSLEGPRSVKKDNLRISHDMGKFLASETVPMENCGQLQETEAVTKPFGHFRNENTTLEVWCPKTPRSPTRIPYQKRVVETDSKTQVPSLQPPATTPEPRPRAPRSPTSCTYQKRVFETESITQCPPLQRPVTPEPQPKAPRSPRMASYQKGGLKTDSKIPPVQIPTTPGPEPPMRSRNEVQIAMQSKLPLPADYLTPNLASSISGKGSQIRRSLRTIGKLINGSEKRNQQSLVDTHSTVKCSGDINEGKSPVTNNARTLRRQSLTGIPSSGSDRRSSLGGGGNPVDTGVKDNRNAKTPPPVRSSTKNNKRWL; from the exons ATGGAGGACAGTTCAAGGACTGGGTTGCATGATTTTACTAGGGCTTCAAGAAAAGCCGAAGAAGCAG CTTGGAGGCGATTCCAAGCTGTTGAATGGCTTGAAACCTTGGTGGGTCCACTTGGCATACCAAAACAACCATCGGAGAGAGAGTTCATTTCTTGCTTGAGAAATGGTCTGATCCTATGCAATGCCATCAACAAGATTCAACCAGGAGCAGTGCCCAAG gTTGTGGAGAGCCAAATGCCTTTGCAACCATTAAGTCGGGAATCTCAAGCATTGCCTGCATATCAGTATTTTGAAAATGTTCGTAACTTTCTAGTCGCTGTGGAAGAGTTGAAGCTGCCTGCTTTTGAAGCTTCTGACCTCGAAAGG GATGCATTAGAGGCAGGGTCGGCAGCCAAGGTTGTTGATTGTGTTTTAGCCCTTAAATCCTATGAGTGGAAGCAGATGAGCAACGGGAATAGCTTTAATAAAAATGTTAAATCTCCCTTAGTTATGATTTCCGCCAATATAATGCATTCAAGGGCCTCAGCTGTGGTCCCATCAGACTCGTGCAGGCAATTGGATATGTCTGCTGCATGTGAGATACAACCACCTGTTGAGGGTGACAATCAAAAACTTCAAG TGGATTGCATAGAATCTGTTATCAAGTTACTTGTTGACTCTATGGTTGACGCAAAGGAAAACATTGATGACAAACTTCTTGCTTCCTACCATAATGGAGATGTG GATACAATCCACCTCCTTCGAAGGATCATGACAAGTTGTTCAGAGCAACATCTTCAGAAGAAGTCTCCTGAG TGCTGCAAAGCTTGTTTGAAAAATGGTAACTGCAACCACAGACTTCTATTCCAAACACAAGAGAAAGAACTTGTG GATCTCAAGGCTTTGTGGTTAAGTGCAAAAAAGGACTTTGAAGACTTACAGACCCAGCTACAGAGAGATATGAAACACTTGG GGACTCAGGTACAGGAACTGTCCACTGCCGCTCTTGGATATCACAGGGTGGTGAAAGAGAATCAAAAACTATACAACATGGTTCAGGATTTGAAAG GTAATATTCGAGTATACTGCCGGATTAGGCCTTCCTTCAGTTCTGAATCCAAAAATGTGATCAAATTTATTGGAGAGGATGGTTCAGTTGTGATCTTGGACCCTGCAAAGCCCCAAAAAGATGGAAGGAAAGATTTTCAATTCAACCGAGTGTTTGGTCCAACTTCTAGCCAAG ATGAGGTTTTCAAGGACACTCAACCACTCATTAGGTCTGTGATGGATGGCTATAATGTTTGCATTTTTGCTTATGGTCAAACTGGATCCGGAAAAACACATACTATG AGTGGTCCATCAGGTGGGTCAACTAGGGATATGGGGATTAATTATCTAGCTCTCAACGATTTATTCCAGATGTCAAATAGAAGGAAGGATATCATACATTATGACATTCATGTCCAAATGGTTGAAATATACAACGAACAAGTACGAGACCTCCTTGCAGAAGATGCATCCACTGTCAA ATTAGAGATTCGAAGCTGCCCTACTGATAATGGCTTGAGTATTCCAGATGCTACAATGCATTCAGTGAATTCTACCACTGATGTCCTCAACCTCATGAAATTTGGTGAGATGAATCGTATGGTCAGTTCTACTGCAATCAATAACCGCAGTAGCCGTTCCCATAG TGTCCTGACAATCCATGTGCACGGAAAAGATACTTCCGGAGGCACTCTCCGCAGTTGCCTTCATTTGGTTGACCTAGCAGGAAGTGAAAGAGTGGACAAATCTGAAGTTACAGGTGATAGGCTCAAAGAGGCACAGTATATCAACAAATCTCTTTCTTGTTTAGGAGATGTTATCACAGCCTTGGCTCAGAAGAACTCTCACATCCCCTACAGAAACAGCAAACTCACACTTCTGCTGCAAGGCGCCTTAG GTGGACATGCTAAAACTTTAATGCTTGCTCATGTGAGTCCAGAAGAAGATTCTTTCAATGAAACAATCAGTACCTTGAAGTTTGCTCAGAGGGTTTCCACTGTTGAACTTGGTGCTGCTCGTTCAAACAAGGAGAGTGGTGAGGTTATGCAACTCAAAGAACAG ATTGAGAATCTTAAAAAGGCATTAGCAAACAAGGAAGTTCACGGTATACAGTTTAGTAAAACAAGCGAGAAACCAAGAACAATGACTGAGAGAACTCCTCAACGTCTTAGAAGATTAAGCATTGAAAATTGCAGCACTGTGAAGACTGAGAAAGCAATAAACCTTGAAGACAGAAAGGGATCAAAAACCCCGTCTCTATCAACTCGTTCCAGAAGATTGAGCTTGGAAGGTCCAAGGTCTGTTAAGAAGGATAATCTGCGAATATCACATGACATGGGGAAATTCCTGGCATCTGAAACAGTACCAATGGAGAATTGTGGTCAACTTCAAGAGACAGAAGCAGTCACTAAGCCTTTTGGCCATTTCAGAAATGAGAATACCACATTGGAAGTGTGGTGTCCCAAAACTCCTCGAAGTCCAACAAGGATTCCCTATCAGAAGCGAGTTGTAGAAACAGATAGTAAAACACAAGTTCCTTCTCTTCAGCCACCAGCAACAACACCTGAACCACGTCCCAGGGCTCCTCGAAGTCCAACAAGTTGTACCTATCAGAAGCGAGTATTTGAAACAGAGAGTATAACCCAATGTCCTCCTCTTCAGCGACCAGTGACACCTGAACCTCAGCCGAAGGCTCCTCGAAGTCCAAGGATGGCTAGCTATCAGAAGGGAGGGTTAAAAACAGATAGTAAGATCCCTCCTGTTCAGATACCAACAACACCTGGTCCTGAACCACCAATGCGTTCCAGAAATGAGGTACAGATTGCTATGCAAAGTAAGCTCCCTCTTCCTGCGGATTACCTGACACCTAATTTGGCAAGTAGCATCAGTGGGAAAGGATCTCAGATAAGGAGATCCCTGCGGACAATTGGAAAACTGATTAATGGCTCTGAAAAGAG GAACCAGCAAAGTTTGGTGGACACACATTCAACTGTTAAATGCTCAGGCGATATCAATGAAGGGAAATCACCAGTTACAAATAATGCAAGAACTCTGAGGCGGCAATCACTAACTGGCATTCCATCATCAGGGTCTGACAGACGATCCTCTCTGGGAGGGGGAGGGAATCCAGTTGACACTG GTGTAAAGGACAATAGAAATGCCAAAACACCTCCGCCAGTTCGCTCGTCAACGAAAAATAACAAGCGGTGGCTCTAG